From the Rhipicephalus sanguineus isolate Rsan-2018 unplaced genomic scaffold, BIME_Rsan_1.4 Seq414, whole genome shotgun sequence genome, one window contains:
- the LOC119377233 gene encoding uncharacterized protein LOC119377233 yields MSDEEGTSSSSTTHASELKLPHFWPKYPRLWFSQIEARFQLRRITSQESKYLHVVAALPLDIADAIDDVLASPPSEKAYDELKSTVLKRLEVSEQSRLQQVLSHEELGDKRPSQLLHRMRQLLGQQASEVRQQPLLRELFL; encoded by the coding sequence aTGTCAGACGAAGAAGGCACTTCAAGCTCATCCACAACCCACGCCTCGGAGTTAAAGCTTCCTCATTTCTGGCCCAAATATCCCAGGCTGTGGTTCAGCCAAATCGAGGCCCGCTTCCAGCTTCGACGCATCACATCGCAAGAGTCGAAATACCTCCACGTCGTTGCAGCACTGCCACTTGACATCGCTGACGCCATAGACGATGTGCTCGCCTCCCCTCCATCGGAGAAGGCCTACGACGAACTAAAAAGCACCGTCCTGAAACGTCTTGAAGTGTCCGAACAGAGCAGGCTGCAACAAGTCCTGTCTCATGAAGAGCTCGGTGACAAGCGTCCCTCGCAACTTCTCCACCGAATGCGTCAGCTGCTGGGCCAACAAGCGTCAGAGGTGCGTCAACAGCCATTGCTTCGCGAGTTGTTTTTGTAG